GATCAACACATTTTCGAACGCAACTCCACAGGAATTTTGGGGGGCACATTGGAACAATATATGGTTGGCGTTTTTCCAACGCTCCATACTGACACATGTTGCATGGACCGTGATGGTTTTGAAGGTTAATGCAGATGAAAGACGATCCACCAATGTCTACCAAATGAGAAGACGCATTTTTAAGGCATGTGGGTAATACGTCTTTAACGTATCTATTTTTTCAAACACTTCtgttcttgttttggactctaatttgtatgatttgaatgaaactaactcggattagcgttgttttcagcaaaactaatttggtgttatttttgtgcagaaacaaaaaaaATCTCGGAATTAGACGAAACTTTATAGAGATTTTTTTttagaaatatataaaaaatactgacgcAAAGAACTACCGGAGGGGCGCCACAAGCTCAAGGGGTGCCCCCCTGGAGCGCGCCATGAGAGCTTATGGGCCCCACGAGCCTCGGTTTGACCTAATTCCAAGCCTGTTccaagaaaaaaaacaaagaaaaagtttcgcgtttttatgatatggagcctctGCCTCCTGTTCTTCGTCCGAAGACCTGATCCGGAGCCCATTCGGGGCTCCAAAGAGAGgaattcatcgccatcatcatcaacagccCTGCTTCATTAACAATCTCATGATACTCATCACCGGAGTAAGTAATTTTATCGTAGGCATACTAGAGGTAGATGTAGATGGATGAGATTCGTCACTATGTTTTgatattgatgttgatatgactttgagaTGTTTAATGATTGTCATTAGGATCCGAGTGCGATGATTTCAGAAATGAATCTATTATGTTgtcataaatatatgagttcttggTCAtatttgcaagttatatgcacttgTTATTGTTTCGATTTGTAGATCCCAATataacaataattgggatactctaTAAGGATGACTGTAATTTGAGAAATTTATGTATTCATTGATTGTTAATGCTTTGCttaggttctctattaaaagaagcaCCTTAATGACCATTAGTTTTCATTAGGACCTCACTGTCACAGGAGGATAgaacaaagatgtcatgcaagttcctttTAGTCTGAATATaaaatttgtctgaagtcaaacttcataatttTTGACCAACTTTACAAGATAAAATATTAACATTCAAAATACaaaatcaatattattagatgcGACATGAAATTATTTTTTATATTATATAACTTTAATAGTATAGATATtgttattttttaatataaatttgattaAAATTTGCATATTTTGACTTCAAACAAATTTTTATATTAAAAGTAAAATGAAATGAAGGGAATACAAGCATGTGCTACGGTTGCTCTTACACCCGGCTAactgcagaagctgaaggaaggctTGCATTGTTGTTCAGTGCATTAACTTGCAGACATGTGATCTAGACCAACATCAGCTCATGGTGGATGCCTATAACGGATCTTACATTAGAATCTCCATACATTATGGATCAACATCAGACAGAGTTACTGGCTGCCTCATCTACCCTAGCAATAATATGTCCCGTTCCCAGTTAAACACTATACTTGACTGCATGTGTCAATATATGCCACCACCACTTGTTAACTTCAGATTGAATAATGGATCATCATAGTATAGTACCTAACAAATAGTTCGTTCTTTAATGGCCATAAGTACCTCTTGTCCTTTCTTCTATTGTTCCTCTTTGTAGTAGTACAAATTATACAGAACATTAGTGTGTTGCCCTGTCAGATCGTCCTTGGGGCATCTTCTTAAATTGCCATTTGTCATAAATTGTTGCCATTTGTAGCAACTATTCGAGTGACAACCTTACTGCTACAAGATGCCACCTTAATGATGAACCATCAGATTCTAGTACTTCATATAAATTGTGACATTCGGGGCACTATTTGATTGGTAACCTTACTGCTACAAGATGCCACTTTAACATCGAATCGTCAGATTGTACTCACACCACATATTATGGATCATGTATACAGATTCAGCTCAGGCGGTGTAGGACAAGTGATGTGGCGACTGGGTGCAGCGGTGGAGGTCGCAGAGGTTCAGGAAGGGTTGGCATGCGGCCAAGATTGTAGAGCGGCGGCACCGACGAGTGAGaaagcagatgcaaagaaagagaaAAGGGATGGAGATGCGGGGTTTTGGGTGGGTCGAGGGTGTCACAGTTTTACGTGGCAGCGGTCCAAACTCCCACAAAGTCCCTCTAGTTAATAGATGCCACTACCACCTGTTAAGTTCAGATTAAATAATGGATCATGGTAACAAATCGTTAGTTCTTTAATGGCCATAAACACCTTATGTCTTTTCTTCTACTATTCCTTCTTAAGTTCTGTCCAAATTATACAGAATATTAGTGTGTTGCCCTATCAgatatgtagaagtgcatgctccagTCAGTGCAACCAAAAAATTGATCTGATAATTATGACTAGACTacatttatacgtcaacactcccctcACGTGTGGCTTCCTCAGACCTAAAtatggaccgaaagtgggctgcaatttaattgcgtcAGCCGGGTCATAAACTCAAGACCACTTAGCTTCGATACCATGTAGAAATGCCCGGTCTTGAATTGAAGACCTTTGGCTCCGATACCATGTAGATTTTTTTGAAAAAGGAAATGTATTAATATCATGAAAATACCACCCAGCCTCTGCACCTACAAGATGTCACAAAGACATCCAGTATGCACATAGCCAAAGGAAAAATAAAACAAAGGTCCTGCCACAGTGATCGACTCCTCTAAACAGCAGCACACCTACCACGACCTAATACAACACCCGGAAAACATAAAAAGCCTCCAAaagcaacgccttcaagaagggaacagtGCACAAGCGTTGTCATTGCCCGATCGAAAATCTTAGGTTTTCACCTTGGAGAAAGTCCGCGCTCTCAAAACAATTCCTTCACGAAGGCAATCGCCAGGCGCAACCAATGAAGGTCAGaccttaggttttcaccctgaaagtcACGACCTGGCACTCAAGGAGTACCACCAAAAATGAAATCCTCCAGTGTTGTTGCCTCCACTTATCACTGCTGCTCCTGAGAGTTATCTGACACCTGGCTGACTCAATTGACTCCAAGGCTCCGTTCGTCTAACTGATCCTCCGATCTCGGCCACAATGACCTTCTCCACCGCTAACTTCACCATGGAAACCGAGAAGCCGGCATGTCCTAAGGTGTCATCAACCAATAGAGCTTCGCGCCATGCCCTCATAACCTCGTAGGCTGATATGGGCATGCACGACCGCAATCTAACCGATCCAGATATCATGAACAAGATCTCTGGTGGTCGTCCCGGAACACGTTGATGGCCAGATCGAGGAGGACCGATCATGCAGTCTGTTGCCGTGATGCGAGAAGAGTACGAGTACGACCACCTTAATCATCACGACAGCAGGCCCCCACGCCACCCCGATCTAGTCTGTCGCCGCCAGACCGGGCCGGCACCACCTCGGTACCTAGCGGCCGGTGCTGTCAGGCACCACCGCGCCCGCCTGCAGCCACGTCGCAGAGGCGTCGATCCGCCCAAGCCCATTCGAGTCGCGCGAGATCGATGCTAGGAGATGGCGCACACCTCACTCGGATCGACACCACCATCGAAAGACCGCCGAAGGCACCATCCACCACCGCCACACCTGCCACGAGGGGCAAGTGATGCACCACTGAGACGAGGACGGCCATGAAGGCAATCCAAAGGCCGGCAATGCCTAGATCTGGACCACCAACCCTGGCCGTCAACGCTCCATCCCCGCCACGCTCCTGAGCATCCTCGTTGTTGTCGACCCTTGCCAGACGCCTGCCGAAGACCTCTGCCCCACCCCGCCGTCGACCCATACAAATCGGGAGTGCGCCGCCGAGCCGCCGCCACATGCCATCGAGGCTGAGAGAATGAAAGCGGAGGTTGCCCAGGGGAACCACCCCGCCGCCACCATCATTGGATCCCGCCCGGGCTTCGCCGGCGGCGCCTCTGGCGGCGACGAGAGGTGGAGGATCGAAGGCAAGGAGGCCCCCGGTGATGTACATGAGTCACTCCCAGGTCGCTAGAGGAGGGCGACACGGGGGTAGTGTGTTGGACACTCTCTTCTTGCGAAATGGCTCATACCATGTAGAAATGCATGttgtagccaatgcaaccaaaagaccgatctgatgtaaAAACTAGGCAATACATTTATACGTCAACAAGATCTTCATTGGcccttggggcttcttcttcagtagctatttgtcatttttgtcatttatgttgggtggagtgttgtaacaccccggatgtgacttACCATATCTGTAACTCCGACTCtgccatttccggctttaagttatgagactcgtggttgggttcttgtctttgtttttcattttgttcatgtcatgcatattcatatcatgtcatcatgtgcatcgcatttgcatacgtgttcgtctcatgcatccgagcattttccccgttgtccgttttgcaatccgacactcccacgtcctccggcgccccctttcgtctcttttcgtgagcgggtgttaaacttttttggaatggaccgagatttgccaagcggacttggtacaccaccggtagaccgtctgtcaagtttcgtgccatttggagtccgtttgatactccaacggttaaccggggaaccgtaaaggcctcatgtgtgttgtagcccaacacccctccaaaatggcccaataacccatccaaaccacttccatgtcctccgccgtccgatcacgatcgcgtggtcgaaaactacactccatttggacactcccacctccttctaggtataaatatgtcctccctgtccaaatcgcagtccaaaccctagactcctccttcctccgcgcgccggacacgtccgtccgagtcggacgcgtccgcgccgccgccaccgccgaatcACCGCCCGCCACGTCAGCGCTCTGctgcccccgcgccgccggcccgcccgggcccgaggccggcccccgtGGCCcgtctctccgccgccgccgcccgcgggagaccgcgcccgaggccgccgcccgtcCTGCGCCTTCGGCGCCCTGCCGCCGCACAACGCCGCCGCCCAGCCTTCGCACGCCGCCGCGCTCCGCCGCCCAGCCGCCGCACGTCGCCGCCTCCTCCGTAGATCCAACTCCGGCGTCCCCTTCCCCCACTCTGGCCGCCGTCCCCGTCCTCTCCGGCCACTCCTCCGACGAACCTCGACGTCCGCgccgacgaaccctagatctgatccACGAGGTTGACTTTGATTTTTCCCTAAGTCCTTTTTGTGTCAAGTTTTCaggccctgttcatcatgccataactcctcatccgtagatccgttttgcatgcatgatatatcaaaatgttcatcttgatgtgctcttcatttttttccattgtgacatgcttgtttgagtccatcttgatgcccaaatcgtggATGCAAGAGTGCTATGAATTGTTAGGTGCTGACTCTTGGCAGATTAtgagcttttgtcatttttgtcatatttgttgtgtgctgcatatgggcatgagctctacatgtattttgatctatgtcatgccatctttataggggtgtatgccatgtatttttgtgatctttgtggtgactagcaccagcatgcaaagtagccttcgtgttattgctgatttcaggaTCTCAGGATTTTGGCCAAGTCTtttgtctgctgttattttgatgccatgtaaccatgttgctacagtgagatacatTCTTTATTTGAGTtgattcagtaaggatgatttggacttatggttgtgctctatccatccatgtccctgtttgcaattatggagtgccctagcatgtctcaatcttgctctacttttgctataaaatgtttctggcagattgtttacatgttaataaattttgccatggttgttgtagttgattcaTGCATGCTATAAACTTtctcttgccttggttagctttttgaacatgccatgcttatcttgtcatgcaatgccttgtgttgagtgaatcgagctcgcaaagatgccttcgtaactctgtttttgccatgcccGGTTTTTCtattaagtctgaatctgttaacgaaacttgttatgtttacatgggtgccatagtATTTTATGTGCCTTTTTTTGGCTCTTGatcaataagggacttttgttcatgctttgagtagattcatgccatgtctttgtttgctatgttctgtttttgtatcatgttgttagcttgctctaaacattgcttcctgatgttgttcctgacatgttagtattttcactaagtctgtgatgatgatatcttttgcacttttaccatgcttgtttgaacctgctcttgtgtgatttagccgtagctcaatgttcatcttttgtcaagcatcttgagtagatcactgccatgtgctttgttgctatgttggagtgcagtagcttagtttcttgttgcatcctagatggcatcatgctgttaatcgcaaaaTTGtgacattcttgttttgcttgccatttgcaaaccgtgcatccgattccggtgatctttatatcggtttcgaccgaaatcatctcatctttccagcggcacacttggtttgccaagttgaggcatggttcaatctttcccttccgaagtatgcatatgcattgcatatcacatcccgcgtgtcatgtcatgttttgcatcatattgattgtgcattgcaccgtgattgattgttggtcctttgcttgtgttcttgctttgggtagagccgggatacgagttcgtgatcgaggaacccgttgagtacgcttacgaggatcaagttttcgtcaactcggagaactttgcaggcaagatgaccataccctcgaaatcacttctatctttgcttgctaattgttcgctctattgctatgccgcgataactACCACTTGctataccatgcctcccatattgccatgtcaagcctctaaaccaccttccctagcaaaccgttgtttgactatgttacctctttgctcaatccctcttatagcgttgctagttgcaggtggagttgaagtttgttccatgttggaacatggatattgttgggatattattattatctcttatttactttaatgcatctatatacttggtaaaggatagaaggctcggctttatgcctggtgttttgttccactcttgccgccctagtttccgtcataccggtgttatgttccttgattttgcgctccttacgcggttgggtgttatgcgaatgccttgacagttcgctttgaataaaactcctccagcaaggcccaatcttggttttaccatttgcctacctaccaccatataccttccattgggttctgcagactcaagggtcatcttattttaacccccccggccagtgcttctctgagtgttggtccgaaccgagccatctgcggggccacctcggggaactcgaggtttggttttactcgtagcccgtctcatccggtgttgccctgagaacgagatacatgcgactcctatcgggatttgttggcacatcggatggctttgctggtcttgttttaccattgtcgaaatatcttgtaacctggattccgagactgatcgggtcttccagctagaaggaatatccttcattgactgtgagagtttatgatgggctaagttgggacacccctgcagggttttgaacttttgaaagtcgtgcccgcggttatgggcagatggaaatttgttaatgtctggttgtagagaacttgaaactaaacttaattaaaatgaatcaaccgcgtgtgtagccgtgatggcctcttttcggtggagtccgaaaagagaacacggtctcgtattatgcttgaacgtaagtagctttaggATCACTTTTAGTTTCTCGAccgagctttgcttctcttctcgctctcatttgcgtaagttagccaccatatatgctagtgcttgctgcagctccacctcactacctttcctacccttaaacttaaatagtcttgatcgcgagggtgtgagattgctgagtcctcgtgactcatagattcttccaaaacagatgcaggtgccgatgatgccagtgcaggggacgctaccgaactcaagtgggagttcgacgaggattcgggccgttactatgtgtcttttccggatgatcagtagaggagcccagttgggtcgatcgggaatctagcatttggggtggtctttatttatgttggttccgtaatcggaccttgattgtattctggatgatgtatgctatatttatgtattgtgtgaagtggccattgtaagccaactttttatcctttccttattcagtacatgggatgtgtaaagattactctcttgcgacatgcctaccatgcggttatgcctttaattcgtgccccgacacgtgagagatatagccgcatcgtgggtgttacaagtgtgACTCCTTAATGAATCAACACGCAAATCTCATGCGTGTTTCTGGAAAAATTGTTGCCATTTATAGCAACTATTGGAGTGACAAACCTTACTGCTACGAGATGCCACCTTAATGACGAATCATCAGATTGTAGTACActtcatataaattgttgccattCGGAGCACTATTTGAGTGACAACCTTACTGCTACAAGATGCCATCTTAATGATGCATCGTCAGATTGTACTCACGCCACACAAGGATCACACATTATGGATCATGTATGCCGATTCAGCTCAGGCCATTCATCTTCCATTCTCGATCACCGATCACGGTTGATCGGCCGGCAGCTCCGGCGCCGCGTCGACGACGTAGCCGCGCAGCGAGGGCGTCCGGACCATGGCGAGCTCCGCCTCCCTGCGCTTGTGCTGCACCCTCCTCCTGGCGACGTACCCGCGCACCCACGGCGTCACGTCCTCGCTGACTTTGATCATGGCGAAGAAGAGCAGGCGGTAGATGACGATCATGCCGAAGAGCACGGACAGGTCCAGCCACTTGGAGCGGCTCACGTCGATCTGGAACACGTTCTCCAGGATGTACTCCCCCGGGATCTTGGGCAGCTCCTCGTCCTGGTTGTCGAACACCAGCCCCACCAGGTCGTTCTGGTACTGCCCCTGCGAGCCAGCCAACCATCAAGAGAACGTGAGCTCGAGCTCGCCGCCGGTGGTATATATGCAGTAGCTTTGCGAGCTGGAAGAGAATCCATCCCGTACCTGCAGCGCCCAGTAGTGGAAGCTGATGTAGGACATGGGGTACCTCCAGAAGGGCTTCGGGATGTCGTGCGGGAGCCTGAAGTACCCCGACACCAGCATGAATATCCCCTGACACATTTCCAGCAGACAGCAATCAGTTGACTCATCGTATGTTTGGAAATAGTAGTATGAGCTGAGAGATGATGATGATCGTGGACGTTACCTGTATCCCTGCGCCGATGATGATGCCCATGAGGAAGTTGGGGATGATGCTGGCGATGGCCATCATGAGGCTCTCGACGACGGTGACGCTGGCGTAGAGGCAGAGCACAAAGAAGAGGTAGTGCATGAAGCCCGGGTGGAGGCGCACCATGAAGTAGCACAGCGTCCCCGACAGGAAGGTGATGAGGATCAGGAACGGCATCGCCGACAGCGTGTTGCTGATCACGAACGCCAGCACGCCGTAGTGCCCGTTCAGCCGCTCCCTCTGGAACACCTGAAGAAAAGAAACAAAGCATGTTTTGAGCCTGAAGAACTGCTTCACAATGTCAAAGAGCAGGTGATCTCTCATGGTCACGTCGGCAGTGCAAACCTTCATGTCCTCCACGAAAGACGGGAACCCTCCGATCGACATGAACGTGACGAAGCCGAAGATGAAGGACGCGCACGCGCCCCGTGCCTGAATTCATGCATGTTGACACAATTTTTTTCTCTGTCAGATCAGCAAACTTGACACAATGCCAGTTCAGGACAGCCAAAGCCGTGCAGTGCCTGGAAGAGAAATGGCAGTGTCAAACTGAAGGAGATTGTTCTTGTTTATGTTACCAGGATGGAGTTGTATTTGGTGCCGACGTTGAGGTAGATGGATCCAATGCAGACGGTGACCACAATGTAGATGACAAGCCTCAGCCAGTAGTACCCGAAGTCCCTCGACATGTTGACGAACGATCGCTTGGTGAGCGTGAAGGCCTGCATCCCAAAGCTGGCCTGGCTCCCCCCTGCGTCCAGGACCGTCCCTTTCTGCAGTCGGAAAAAACCACACGAATGATGATGAATTCTCTTGGTGTCATAGAAAAATTGCTGAATGGGACGAATGTATGGAGTACTCTGCTTACCACCCGTGCCATCTCGTCGACCTTCTGCCGCGCCGTCAAGTAGTGCTGCGAGTGCTGGTAGTAGCTGAACAGCCTTGTGATCGCGTCCGAAGTCGTGATGTGCTCGAGGGGATCGTCGGATCTCTCAAACTATGTATGTGTGCAAAAAGGAACAAAGTTTCATTCAGTCAGGAAAATGTACCACAGTCAGTAACAAGCGGCTGACCTCTGAAACTTACTCTCATCTTCATTGATCCTTTCAGTGTGGCCTTCACCTTGTCGAAGTCCGCGTTTATGCACCGGAGGAAATGATCCGAGGGGTTGCGCAGCGGCGGGCACGGGAATCCAGCTTGGGCAAAGAACTATACAATTAAAATGCACAGAGCAGGAGAGGATTCAGCAACCCCACTGGCATTGCAGGAACACACATATAAGACATATGCAAACTCAGGTAGATAGTATGTGTTGCTTATACCTCGCAAGCCTCGGAAGCCTGCCCAAAGTAGACTGTTTTGCCCCCTGAGAGAAGATAGAGGCGATCGAAAAGCTCGAAGACCTCGCTGCTGGGCTGGTGGATGGAGGCGATCACGGTCCGGCCATCCCTTGCCAGCCCGCGCAGAGTCTGCGTCACGAAGAACGCCGAAGCACTGCACAGTTGAAAATGTGTGGCATGTCAGCAGCTACATGGTGATCAATGGTGAAGTTACTGGATATATAGTACCTGTCGAGGCCACTGGTGGGCTCATCCAGGAAGAGCAGCCTAGGCCGCATGAGTATCTCCAGGGCAATGCTGACCCTCCTCTTCTCGCCGCCGCTGACCCCCCTCAGGTGCCAATTGCCGATGGCCGTGTCCGCGCAGTCCTGGAGCCCCATCTCCACGATGGTGCCCTCCACCAAGGCACGCTTCTCTTCCATGGGCATGTTGTCGGGGAGCCGGAGGCGCGCCGAGTACGAGATCGTCTCCCTCACCGTCAGCGTGCCGATCAAGTTGTCGTCTTGAGTCACATAGGCCTGAAATTGCAAAAAAGTTGTGATTGCCACTTTTAGTACAACGGTGAGTAGTTTGAGTGTAAGTTCATGTAAGTAATTGGTTTAAGACAACATTTTCTTCATAAGGAAAAGTACAAGCTACTAAATGTACAcaaaaaaaaaactgggctgtcaGGTGTCAAGAGTTTTTTATGAGCAGATTCCTGAGGGAAAAAACAGGTAAACAATAACCAACCAACAATACCCATAAGGAACAGGAAGAAGGTAAATTCTAGCAGATCTCCCAATCTTGACTAGAAACTGCTGAACATTACTACATGCAGCTGCAGTTCAGGAGATAACCTCCAACACATAGCAGATGCAGCTAAGCTAAGCTAGCACAAACCCAAAACCCAGCAAAGTTCCGAAGCCTGCCACGTGGCACATTTTTTCGATAAAGGACgttttattatctcaaaatgtagcatcaaggatacaaaacattatgagtaacacccggcctcATAACTAAGGGGCACATGACCCATTTCTTGTTGTGAATGAACATTACTGCCATGGTTTTTTTTTTGCAGGTGTAACATTACTACTCCATGGTTGGTATCAGGTGATGCAGAATCACAGAAAGATCCAACCACAATTCAAGATGGAACACAAACATGGAAAGCGAGCAAGCGGGAAAAACATCTGGCCAGACACTGTACACCATGTCACCGTCACGGCATCACCTAGCTGGCTAGCTGCTACTGTGTTGTATGCCCAAATCCATTAACGATATTCATGATGGTACACATACAGCAAAAAGATATGGTTGATATGTTAGTGTACGTGACATATGTGGTAAGCAATTCAAACTAATCCAAAAATAAGTGTATGATTCTAGTACTAGAGTGTTCATGAAGATAATTGTGGCTTGTGTTTTTTTTTGGTGGGGGGCTGTAGTTTAGTTGTATGAATATGAATAAATACAGTAGTACTTTTACTTTCAAAATGAACTATTTGAAGGCGCAAAATGCACAAATCTGTATGGAACCATGCATGTCACACTGCCGGTGGTACTACTTAAGAGTGACAACGGCGGGCGGCCGGGCGGCGAGGTACGTACCGCGGCGCCGAAGGAGAGGTTGGCCTTGCGGCCGTTGAGCAGGATGGTCCCGGAGAGGAAGGCGTTGGCGGCAAGGCGGCCGGCGAGCGCGTCGAGCAGCGTGGACTTGCCGGAGCCGGAGGGGCCCATGAGCGCGGTGATTGTGCCCGGCTCGGCGTACCCCGTGAGCGCCTGGAGCACGGTCTGCGTGTCGCCGCTGCCGAGCGCGACGGTGACCGTGAGGTCCCTCCACGCCAGCCGCGCCGACACGTCCCCGAGGAACTCCACCGCCGCCTTCTCCCGCCACAGCGTCTCGCTCAGCGGGCTCAGCGCCGGCgcggccgccaccgccaccgcccgccccgccgccttccccacgtccTCCAGCTCCGCCTTCAcctgccccaccgccgccgcctccttcgccgtccccgCCCCTCCCTTCTTCATCGCCTCGCCGGCCGGACACCACCACCTTGCGAGGCCGTCAGAGCAGAGCAGACGAGGGCAGGCCGGGGGTTCCTCTTGGCGACAAGTGGTGGGAACGCACGCACAGGGCTCCTTCTCCTCGCCGCAGCTAAGCGTGAGAGGAAGCTAGCTGGCCGTACAAGCCAGGCCGGCGTGGGAGAAGAATGGCGTTTCTTGGGCGGCGTGTCCAAGCTGCAACTATAGGctgctctgctctctctctctctgtgtctgtGACTGCCTCTGGGTCTCTGTGTACGCGCTTTGGGGTGGCGAGTTTTTATGATGGAGCGAGGAGTGGAGCGAGGTGNNNNNNNNNNNNNNNNNNNNNNNNNNNNNNNNNNNNNNNNNNNNNNNNNNNNNNNNNNNNNNNNNNNNNNNNNNNNNNNNNNNNNNNNNNNNNNNNNNNNNNNNNNNNNNNNNNNNNNNNNNNNNNNNNNNNNNNNNNNNNNNNNNNNNNNNNNNNNNNNNNNNNNNNNNNNNNNNNNNNNNNNNNNNNNNNNNNNNNNNNNNNNNNNNNNNNNNNNNNNNNNNNNNNNNNNNNNNNNNNNNNNNNNNNNNNNNNNNNNNNNNNNNNNNNNNNNNNNNNNNNNNNNNNNNNNNNNNNNNNNNNNNNNNNNNNNNNNNNNNNNNNNNNNNNNNNNNNNNNNNNNNNNNNNNNNNNNNNNNNNNNNNCATGCTATGCACACGATAAAATCAGGACGATTCACAGCCGATGATTAAATCAGGCCGTACATGCATATGAGTGAAACAACACAGGACGTTGGATTTACGTATCGTGCAC
The sequence above is a segment of the Triticum dicoccoides isolate Atlit2015 ecotype Zavitan chromosome 1A, WEW_v2.0, whole genome shotgun sequence genome. Coding sequences within it:
- the LOC119270148 gene encoding ABC transporter G family member 11-like: MKKGGAGTAKEAAAVGQVKAELEDVGKAAGRAVAVAAAPALSPLSETLWREKAAVEFLGDVSARLAWRDLTVTVALGSGDTQTVLQALTGYAEPGTITALMGPSGSGKSTLLDALAGRLAANAFLSGTILLNGRKANLSFGAAAYVTQDDNLIGTLTVRETISYSARLRLPDNMPMEEKRALVEGTIVEMGLQDCADTAIGNWHLRGVSGGEKRRVSIALEILMRPRLLFLDEPTSGLDSASAFFVTQTLRGLARDGRTVIASIHQPSSEVFELFDRLYLLSGGKTVYFGQASEACEFFAQAGFPCPPLRNPSDHFLRCINADFDKVKATLKGSMKMRFERSDDPLEHITTSDAITRLFSYYQHSQHYLTARQKVDEMARVKGTVLDAGGSQASFGMQAFTLTKRSFVNMSRDFGYYWLRLVIYIVVTVCIGSIYLNVGTKYNSILARGACASFIFGFVTFMSIGGFPSFVEDMKVFQRERLNGHYGVLAFVISNTLSAMPFLILITFLSGTLCYFMVRLHPGFMHYLFFVLCLYASVTVVESLMMAIASIIPNFLMGIIIGAGIQGIFMLVSGYFRLPHDIPKPFWRYPMSYISFHYWALQGQYQNDLVGLVFDNQDEELPKIPGEYILENVFQIDVSRSKWLDLSVLFGMIVIYRLLFFAMIKVSEDVTPWVRGYVARRRVQHKRREAELAMVRTPSLRGYVVDAAPELPADQP